In Halapricum desulfuricans, a single window of DNA contains:
- a CDS encoding DUF5789 family protein gives MVTDKVTLSESQSVLSELTYPVDRTVAADEFAEVTLQLADGERNLGELISQTTSETFDTPRDLETELHNVLPREAVGEPFQSEGEG, from the coding sequence ATCGTAACGGATAAAGTAACGCTCAGTGAAAGCCAGTCGGTCCTCAGCGAACTCACATACCCGGTTGATCGGACTGTCGCAGCGGACGAGTTCGCCGAAGTCACCTTGCAACTGGCCGACGGAGAGAGGAACCTCGGCGAATTGATCTCACAGACGACCAGCGAGACGTTCGACACCCCCCGTGACCTCGAAACCGAACTCCACAACGTCCTGCCACGCGAGGCAGTCGGGGAACCGTTCCAATCCGAAGGTGAAGGATAA
- the radA gene encoding DNA repair and recombination protein RadA gives MAATEDLEDLPGVGPATAEKLRENGYESYQGIAVASPGELSNTADVGESSAADIIQAAREAADIGGFESGATVLERREQIGKLSWGVEEVDELLGGGVETQSITEVYGEFGAGKSQVTHQLAVTVQLPAEHGGLEGSAIFIDSEDTFRPERIEQMVNGLDDETIEATMVLHGIVEEADDADAGDEALVEELVESMLDKIHVAKAFNSNHQILLAEKAQEIASESQDDEFPVRLLAVDSLTAHFRAEYVGRGELAERQQKLNKHLHDLMRVGDLNNTAVVVTNQVASNPDSFFGDPTQPIGGNILGHTSTFRMYLRKSKNNKRIVKLVDAPNLPDGEAVMRVEEGGLMAE, from the coding sequence ATGGCAGCGACCGAAGACCTCGAAGACCTGCCGGGCGTCGGCCCGGCGACAGCCGAAAAGTTGCGCGAGAACGGATACGAGTCCTACCAGGGGATCGCAGTCGCTTCGCCGGGCGAGTTGTCGAACACGGCCGACGTCGGCGAATCGTCGGCGGCGGACATCATTCAGGCCGCCCGCGAGGCCGCCGACATCGGCGGGTTCGAGAGCGGTGCGACGGTCCTCGAGCGGCGCGAGCAGATCGGCAAGCTCTCCTGGGGCGTCGAGGAGGTCGACGAGTTGCTTGGCGGCGGCGTCGAGACCCAGTCGATCACCGAAGTCTACGGCGAGTTCGGGGCCGGCAAGTCCCAGGTGACCCACCAGCTGGCTGTAACCGTCCAGTTGCCGGCCGAACACGGCGGACTGGAGGGCAGCGCGATCTTCATCGACAGCGAGGACACGTTCCGACCCGAGCGGATCGAGCAGATGGTCAACGGGCTCGATGACGAGACCATCGAGGCGACGATGGTCCTGCACGGGATCGTCGAGGAGGCGGACGACGCTGACGCCGGTGACGAAGCGCTCGTTGAGGAACTCGTCGAGTCGATGCTCGACAAGATCCACGTCGCGAAGGCGTTCAACTCCAACCACCAGATCCTGCTGGCCGAGAAGGCCCAGGAGATCGCCAGCGAGTCCCAGGACGACGAGTTCCCGGTCCGGCTGCTCGCGGTCGACTCACTGACAGCCCACTTCCGCGCGGAGTACGTCGGTCGTGGCGAACTCGCCGAGCGCCAGCAGAAACTCAACAAGCACCTGCACGACCTGATGCGGGTCGGCGACCTCAACAACACCGCCGTCGTCGTCACCAATCAGGTCGCTTCCAATCCCGATTCGTTCTTCGGCGATCCGACCCAGCCGATCGGTGGCAACATCCTCGGCCACACCTCGACGTTCCGGATGTACCTCCGGAAGTCGAAGAACAACAAGCGGATCGTCAAGCTGGTCGACGCGCCGAACCTGCCGGACGGCGAGGCGGTCATGCGCGTCGAGGAAGGCGGCCTGATGGCCGAGTAG
- the pspAB gene encoding PspA-associated protein PspAB, translated as MGLFDGLKQALGLKAEADATRDADPDDLWGMSTAYVTMEADLDYAPTGDAALCFAAVDSTDFTDALENVEAILRAGEAETGTTAEFVEDGHGYHWVVLEDDTFEDLVTSIHFAADELIEQGYGSRLLAALFAFEHPTEDRSVYWVYSFRRGAYYPFAPLPGKRERDSSAEFKLQSVLDGELDLEADEAYWYPLWPEDDGHPWE; from the coding sequence ATGGGACTGTTCGACGGGCTCAAGCAGGCGCTCGGGCTCAAGGCCGAGGCCGACGCGACCCGGGACGCCGATCCCGACGACCTCTGGGGGATGAGTACCGCGTACGTGACAATGGAGGCCGATCTGGACTACGCGCCGACCGGCGACGCCGCGCTGTGTTTCGCCGCCGTCGACAGCACGGACTTCACCGACGCGCTGGAGAACGTCGAGGCGATTCTGCGGGCCGGCGAGGCCGAGACGGGCACGACCGCCGAGTTCGTCGAGGACGGCCACGGCTACCACTGGGTCGTCCTCGAAGACGATACCTTCGAGGACCTGGTGACGAGCATCCACTTCGCCGCCGACGAACTCATCGAACAGGGGTACGGCTCGCGGCTGCTCGCGGCGCTGTTCGCCTTCGAGCACCCCACCGAGGACCGCTCTGTCTACTGGGTGTACTCGTTCCGCCGGGGGGCATACTATCCGTTCGCGCCGCTGCCCGGCAAGCGCGAGCGCGATTCGAGCGCCGAGTTCAAACTCCAGAGCGTGCTCGACGGCGAACTCGACCTCGAAGCCGACGAAGCCTACTGGTATCCGCTCTGGCCCGAAGACGACGGACACCCCTGGGAGTGA
- a CDS encoding DUF192 domain-containing protein — protein sequence MDRRTYLRGVGAGVAVLAGCASRESERTDAESTANRSTSAGTSGPATASSVHRGYETTTVRALTPDRESLGEVTAAIADTPELRYRGLSGTETLPVDRGMLFVFDGVADRSFVMRRMDFGIDIVYADSEKTITAIRHAPVPAPDEDGNDQRYPGRGQYVLEVAYGWTADRGVEAGDRLAFEL from the coding sequence ATGGACCGCCGGACGTATCTTCGAGGGGTCGGGGCCGGCGTCGCGGTGCTGGCAGGCTGTGCCAGTCGTGAGTCCGAACGGACGGACGCGGAATCGACGGCGAACCGATCGACGAGCGCCGGCACGTCCGGTCCGGCGACCGCCTCGAGCGTTCACCGAGGCTACGAGACCACGACGGTTCGTGCGCTGACACCGGACCGGGAGTCGCTCGGGGAGGTGACGGCAGCGATCGCGGACACCCCGGAGCTTCGATATCGGGGTCTCAGCGGGACGGAAACGCTGCCGGTCGACCGCGGCATGCTGTTCGTTTTCGACGGCGTCGCGGATCGCTCGTTCGTCATGCGGCGGATGGATTTCGGGATCGACATCGTCTACGCCGACAGCGAGAAGACGATCACAGCGATCCGTCACGCGCCTGTGCCGGCCCCCGACGAAGACGGGAACGACCAGCGGTATCCGGGTCGCGGACAGTACGTCCTCGAAGTCGCCTACGGGTGGACGGCAGACCGGGGCGTCGAAGCCGGGGACAGGCTTGCGTTCGAACTGTAG
- a CDS encoding DUF7109 family protein translates to MEFTPDELAGIVDLFGALDRSALQRACVELAYKRGADREPAGFDDAIDAAVADYHLLVLDDELLVPGPIAFPELPEGATDLPHILDVESRTIDRDRLAEAAQRRFRADAAAAVEAGDRERIEHLLDVSYELEVWAPVELAQARRRLDDALGE, encoded by the coding sequence ATGGAGTTCACGCCGGACGAACTCGCCGGGATCGTCGACCTGTTCGGCGCGCTTGACCGGTCGGCGCTCCAGCGGGCCTGCGTCGAACTCGCCTACAAGCGCGGCGCGGACCGCGAGCCTGCGGGTTTCGACGACGCCATCGACGCGGCTGTCGCCGACTACCACCTGCTGGTCCTGGACGACGAGTTGCTGGTACCGGGACCGATCGCGTTCCCCGAATTGCCCGAGGGCGCGACCGACCTCCCGCACATCCTCGATGTCGAGTCACGGACGATCGATCGCGACCGGCTGGCCGAGGCCGCTCAGCGGCGGTTTCGAGCTGACGCCGCGGCGGCCGTCGAGGCCGGCGACCGCGAGCGCATCGAACACCTGCTCGACGTCAGTTACGAACTCGAGGTCTGGGCACCGGTCGAACTCGCGCAGGCGCGACGCCGACTAGACGACGCGCTCGGGGAGTGA
- a CDS encoding NUDIX hydrolase, producing MDLGPIREYDPADLDGDAREASVLLPIVDRPTGPHLLFTKRADHLENHPGQMSFPGGRREPEDDDRVETALREAREEIGLRPIEARLHGRLDDLETVSAYVVRPYVGTIPDRSYTPNDGEVAEITVLPLSGILDSDNHESECRDHPQYGEIQLHYFTVDGYTVWGATADILVQFLELATDWRAPAEPDCAASHETDLTT from the coding sequence ATGGACCTGGGGCCGATCCGCGAGTACGATCCTGCCGACCTCGACGGGGACGCCCGAGAGGCGTCGGTGTTGCTCCCGATCGTCGATCGGCCAACGGGCCCGCACTTGCTGTTCACCAAACGCGCCGACCACCTCGAGAATCATCCCGGACAGATGAGCTTTCCCGGCGGCCGCCGCGAACCCGAAGACGACGACAGGGTCGAGACCGCGCTCCGGGAGGCCAGAGAGGAGATCGGGCTCCGGCCGATCGAAGCACGACTGCACGGCCGTCTGGACGACCTCGAAACCGTCTCGGCGTACGTCGTCCGACCCTACGTCGGGACGATCCCCGACCGGTCGTACACGCCAAACGACGGCGAGGTGGCCGAGATCACGGTCCTGCCACTCTCGGGCATCCTCGACTCCGACAACCACGAGAGCGAGTGTCGCGATCACCCACAGTACGGGGAGATCCAGCTGCACTACTTCACCGTCGACGGCTACACCGTCTGGGGGGCGACGGCCGACATCCTCGTGCAGTTTCTTGAACTCGCGACTGACTGGCGTGCCCCCGCCGAACCCGACTGTGCGGCAAGCCACGAGACCGATCTCACGACGTGA
- a CDS encoding Hsp20/alpha crystallin family protein, with the protein MTSIRDVGKTISNAVLENVGRAMGQAQERTPLPVDLLESDDAYLAVFDAPGATSSDVQVRLSGRTIDVRVDRFREVYEHFEMVLPGRGLSLDGTVTLPDDAAIEAEGATATLHDNGTLRVEVPKADEAESPDSDTEDEA; encoded by the coding sequence ATGACCTCGATTCGAGACGTGGGGAAGACGATCAGCAACGCCGTGCTCGAGAACGTCGGCCGGGCGATGGGACAGGCACAGGAACGGACGCCGCTCCCGGTGGATCTGCTTGAGAGCGACGACGCGTATCTGGCCGTGTTCGACGCGCCGGGTGCGACCAGCAGCGACGTGCAGGTCCGACTGAGCGGTCGGACGATCGACGTGCGGGTCGACCGGTTCCGGGAGGTCTACGAGCACTTCGAGATGGTGCTGCCCGGTCGCGGGCTGTCGCTGGACGGGACCGTGACGCTCCCGGACGACGCGGCGATCGAGGCCGAGGGCGCGACCGCGACGCTGCACGACAACGGGACGCTTCGGGTCGAGGTGCCGAAAGCCGACGAAGCGGAGTCCCCGGACAGCGACACAGAAGACGAAGCGTGA
- a CDS encoding Fic family protein, whose protein sequence is MPTEELPERAPGKYVPFGQQSYYLPEELPPSREIELGPKFHETLQDAIYQLGRLEGISEETDASPIVYTSLVRREAVESVLIEGADLELEDLFRPSDIDRGETTRDLREGLNYEKAVKEGANRVTETGGISIELIHGLHETIMAGVRDEGDETGRFRSQPVHIPPPEPHRAPFIPPAPSHVPGLMDNLVTYIKQGGPYHDLVDLGIVHYQFETIHPYGDGNGRIGRLLITLQLVQQGYLSDPYLYPSAYFNEHKIEYVKLLRAVSEDGAWEQWLHFFVDGIRQQAADAVARTDELRGLRQEYDARYGHEKTATDRLAMRLFQYPYVTTNDVEELLDVSHQTARNAITELEQDGVLQETTGKKRYQEFKAVDIFDILTRSFGNES, encoded by the coding sequence ATGCCCACCGAGGAGCTACCCGAGCGGGCACCCGGCAAATACGTCCCGTTCGGACAGCAGTCGTACTACCTTCCGGAAGAGCTGCCGCCGTCGCGTGAGATCGAACTCGGCCCGAAGTTTCACGAAACGCTCCAGGACGCGATCTACCAGCTCGGTCGACTGGAGGGAATCAGCGAAGAGACGGACGCGAGCCCCATCGTTTACACCTCTCTAGTGCGGCGTGAGGCCGTCGAGTCGGTACTCATCGAAGGTGCGGACCTCGAACTCGAAGACCTGTTTCGACCCTCGGACATCGATCGCGGTGAAACGACCAGAGACCTCCGCGAGGGGTTGAACTACGAGAAAGCAGTCAAAGAAGGGGCGAACCGCGTCACCGAAACCGGCGGGATATCTATCGAGTTGATCCATGGCCTCCACGAAACGATCATGGCGGGCGTCCGCGACGAGGGAGATGAAACCGGCAGATTCCGGTCACAGCCGGTACACATTCCGCCACCCGAGCCCCATCGCGCACCGTTCATCCCGCCCGCCCCTAGCCATGTTCCCGGGCTCATGGACAACCTCGTAACCTACATCAAGCAGGGCGGCCCCTACCACGATCTCGTTGACCTCGGAATCGTCCACTACCAGTTCGAGACGATCCACCCTTACGGCGACGGGAACGGTCGGATCGGTCGACTGCTAATCACGCTGCAACTTGTCCAGCAGGGGTACCTGAGCGATCCCTACCTCTATCCCAGCGCGTACTTCAACGAGCACAAAATCGAGTACGTCAAACTACTGCGGGCGGTGAGCGAAGACGGTGCCTGGGAGCAGTGGCTTCACTTTTTCGTTGACGGCATCCGCCAGCAGGCCGCCGACGCGGTGGCGAGGACCGACGAACTTCGCGGATTGCGCCAGGAGTACGACGCGCGGTACGGCCACGAGAAGACCGCAACCGACCGCCTCGCAATGCGCCTCTTCCAGTATCCCTATGTGACGACCAACGACGTGGAGGAACTGCTTGACGTGTCTCATCAGACGGCCCGGAACGCGATTACGGAGCTAGAGCAAGACGGTGTGCTTCAGGAGACAACTGGCAAGAAACGTTATCAGGAATTTAAAGCGGTGGACATCTTCGACATTCTGACGCGGTCGTTCGGGAACGAGTCGTGA